In Thermogemmatispora onikobensis, a single genomic region encodes these proteins:
- a CDS encoding helix-turn-helix domain-containing protein codes for MPSTETANVGKAVAARVGTNIREVRTRLGLTQAQLASPEFSISYISAIERGKIRPSLKALSILARRLDVPLTFLLEGSPAGAAEARAVGYSPADSGPDQRVEVDLLHAGILIQQQAYEQAAQLLAPLQPERLTTDQAFRLYLLRGLIHLGAGEYQEAVVDLRAAVNQGEGMNEIEYSERARNYLGKAYFLLYNYTLALENHQRCLEVIEAGQIKDPIFALEVFSNLANDYFRLGDLEKAVIFYHRALETLDEVYRDSRAFARRYMEISQQYRSAGKLAMARDYAMRSLAIYEMRDEQRLIGLTHQQLGKALEKQNDLAGAEQEYRRAIEIERELSDEVAASLCHTSLAELLLKEGKLAEAEREAQEAFNLARASQDPRTQGQALIALAQIRHQESDFSGADELFHQALDLLDRANAHELAASAYFRYANLLEQRGEVQRSLNAIKKAYEHQRQGKLGDLE; via the coding sequence ATGCCGTCGACAGAAACTGCGAACGTGGGTAAAGCGGTTGCTGCCCGAGTGGGCACCAATATCCGTGAGGTGCGCACGCGGTTGGGCCTCACCCAGGCGCAACTGGCGTCGCCCGAGTTCTCAATTTCATATATCTCTGCCATTGAGAGGGGCAAGATTCGTCCCTCGCTCAAGGCGCTCTCCATTCTTGCCCGGCGGCTCGATGTCCCGCTCACCTTCTTGTTAGAAGGCTCGCCCGCGGGGGCGGCTGAGGCGCGTGCTGTTGGTTACTCGCCGGCGGACTCTGGTCCTGACCAGCGAGTTGAGGTTGATCTATTGCATGCTGGCATTCTCATCCAGCAGCAAGCCTACGAGCAGGCGGCCCAGTTGCTGGCGCCGCTCCAGCCTGAGCGCCTCACCACCGATCAGGCTTTCCGTCTCTATCTCTTGCGGGGTCTGATCCATCTGGGGGCTGGGGAGTATCAGGAGGCTGTGGTGGATCTGCGTGCTGCGGTCAACCAGGGCGAGGGCATGAATGAGATCGAATACAGCGAGCGTGCGCGCAACTATCTTGGCAAAGCGTACTTTCTCCTCTATAACTACACGCTGGCCTTAGAGAACCATCAGCGCTGCCTGGAGGTCATCGAGGCTGGCCAGATTAAGGACCCAATCTTTGCCCTGGAAGTCTTTAGCAATCTGGCCAACGACTACTTCCGTCTCGGTGACCTGGAGAAGGCGGTGATCTTCTATCATCGTGCTTTAGAAACGCTGGACGAGGTCTATCGCGACAGTCGGGCCTTTGCCCGTCGTTATATGGAGATCAGCCAGCAGTATCGTAGCGCTGGCAAACTGGCGATGGCGCGCGACTATGCGATGCGCAGTCTGGCCATCTACGAGATGCGCGACGAGCAGCGTCTGATTGGTCTGACCCATCAGCAGCTTGGCAAAGCACTGGAGAAGCAGAACGATCTGGCGGGAGCTGAGCAGGAGTATCGCCGTGCTATCGAGATCGAGCGTGAATTAAGCGATGAGGTGGCTGCCTCGCTCTGTCATACCAGCCTGGCAGAGCTGCTACTGAAGGAAGGGAAGCTGGCCGAGGCCGAGCGTGAGGCTCAAGAGGCGTTCAACCTGGCCCGCGCCAGTCAGGACCCGCGCACGCAGGGGCAGGCCCTGATTGCTCTGGCTCAGATTCGTCACCAGGAGAGCGATTTCTCTGGCGCTGATGAGCTGTTCCATCAGGCGCTGGACCTGCTCGATCGGGCCAATGCTCATGAGCTGGCGGCCAGTGCCTACTTCCGCTACGCCAATCTTCTGGAGCAGCGAGGTGAGGTGCAGCGCAGTCTCAATGCCATTAAGAAAGCCTATGAACACCAGCGCCAGGGCAAATTGGGTGATCTAGAGTAG
- a CDS encoding CHAP domain-containing protein: MSWLKGRRDGTSGTGMEQQQHTAGQAGVSGGPAVLAERQAPLLASAVATKACPLIQTPEKAPRKPPTERERPSAASPVVHSQGRPPLVIHGTSAGGTGGGPPTRRRRWWLQLVTLSLVILMLLITLITVLPVGPGDSGQGFNPLRSVISFIRTGQDNTYQIGPQAATATAVTQDGYDSGPLHYPGLPLQPTEGDLNRFAYGQCTYWANLRYHELTGYWVPWQGDAYQWVAGAAQYGWVVSSQPHVPSIIVLQPGVQGASAYGHVAVVERINPDGSVYTSNYNWYANGGWNRLSYATFYPGPGVAFVWHP, encoded by the coding sequence ATGTCATGGTTGAAGGGTCGTCGAGACGGTACCAGTGGAACGGGGATGGAGCAGCAGCAGCACACTGCCGGGCAGGCTGGAGTGAGTGGAGGGCCAGCGGTGCTTGCCGAGCGGCAAGCGCCACTGCTGGCCTCGGCTGTAGCGACTAAGGCTTGCCCGCTCATCCAGACTCCAGAAAAAGCGCCGCGAAAGCCACCGACGGAAAGAGAAAGGCCGTCCGCTGCTTCGCCGGTGGTGCATAGTCAGGGGCGCCCACCGCTGGTCATTCACGGCACATCAGCGGGGGGCACTGGAGGGGGGCCACCAACGCGGCGCCGGCGTTGGTGGCTGCAGCTTGTCACCCTGAGTCTGGTCATATTGATGCTTCTGATAACGTTAATAACTGTTCTGCCTGTTGGCCCGGGCGACAGCGGCCAGGGCTTCAACCCGTTGCGCTCGGTCATCAGCTTTATTCGCACTGGCCAGGACAACACCTATCAGATCGGACCCCAGGCGGCCACGGCCACGGCTGTCACGCAGGACGGCTATGATAGCGGGCCACTGCACTATCCAGGGTTGCCTTTACAGCCGACAGAGGGAGATTTGAACCGTTTTGCCTATGGCCAATGTACCTACTGGGCCAACCTGCGCTATCACGAATTGACTGGCTACTGGGTGCCCTGGCAAGGGGATGCCTACCAGTGGGTAGCGGGGGCGGCACAATACGGCTGGGTAGTCTCTTCGCAGCCGCACGTCCCCTCGATTATCGTCTTGCAACCCGGCGTCCAGGGAGCGAGCGCCTATGGTCATGTAGCTGTAGTAGAGCGGATTAATCCCGATGGCAGCGTCTATACCAGTAACTACAACTGGTATGCCAATGGTGGTTGGAATCGTCTTTCCTATGCGACCTTCTATCCTGGTCCTGGTGTTGCCTTTGTCTGGCATCCATAA
- the mnmE gene encoding tRNA uridine-5-carboxymethylaminomethyl(34) synthesis GTPase MnmE, producing MRTMRGAMQSDTIAAIATPPGVGGVGIVRVSGEAAFSIVLPLFRRPGGEQTLPPSHQLTYGRIVDPRSGEVLDEVLVAFMRRPHTYTREDVVEIQGHGGPLVLQRMLRLVLEHGARLAQPGEFTLRAFLNGRLDLAQAEAVMDVISARTEAGLRLAMQQLQGRVSVRLREARQTVLGVLARIEASIDFPEDDIPTPRADELRPPMLAALSLIDELLAGAEQGRLYRHGLRTVIIGRPNVGKSSLLNALLRSERAIVTPIAGTTRDTVEEVANLRGIPLHLIDTAGITPTDDPVEQIGIQRSRAAAESADLVLLVFDGAEDFTAQDRQVCEELQRLGFGHEGSEAANGRAGRPVILVLNKIDRPRSLPLEQVRRFWPQAPLVMTSTLTGEGLSQLEETIANLVLAGRALQSDSVLVTNLRHQEALRLASQHLQAALATLEQDLPLDFVSIDLQAACQALGEITGETASADLLERIFSEFCIGK from the coding sequence ATGCGGACTATGCGAGGAGCCATGCAGAGTGACACCATAGCAGCGATCGCTACCCCTCCTGGTGTGGGAGGCGTAGGCATTGTGCGTGTGAGTGGGGAGGCAGCTTTCTCCATCGTGCTCCCGCTCTTCCGCCGTCCCGGTGGGGAGCAGACGCTCCCTCCTTCGCACCAGCTGACCTATGGGCGGATTGTTGATCCGCGTAGCGGTGAGGTGCTCGATGAGGTGCTGGTGGCTTTCATGCGTCGGCCCCACACCTATACGCGCGAAGATGTCGTTGAGATTCAGGGGCATGGCGGGCCGCTCGTCTTGCAGCGCATGCTGCGCCTCGTGCTGGAACATGGGGCCCGACTGGCGCAGCCGGGGGAGTTTACGCTGCGCGCCTTTCTCAATGGACGCCTCGATCTGGCGCAGGCGGAGGCGGTCATGGATGTCATCAGCGCCCGCACCGAGGCGGGGTTGCGGCTGGCCATGCAGCAGCTGCAGGGGCGCGTCTCGGTCCGTTTGCGCGAGGCTCGACAGACAGTGCTGGGGGTCCTGGCCCGTATCGAGGCGAGCATTGATTTCCCCGAAGATGATATTCCTACTCCACGCGCCGACGAGTTGCGTCCCCCGATGCTGGCGGCCCTGAGCCTGATCGATGAATTGCTGGCCGGGGCGGAACAGGGGCGCCTCTATCGTCACGGCCTGCGCACCGTCATCATCGGTCGTCCCAATGTTGGCAAATCAAGCCTCCTGAATGCCCTGCTGCGCAGTGAACGCGCCATCGTTACGCCGATCGCCGGCACAACCCGCGATACCGTTGAGGAAGTGGCCAATCTTCGGGGCATTCCTCTACATCTGATCGACACCGCTGGAATCACCCCTACCGATGACCCGGTCGAGCAGATTGGTATTCAGCGCAGCCGCGCCGCGGCGGAGAGCGCTGACCTGGTGCTGCTGGTCTTCGACGGCGCTGAAGATTTCACCGCTCAAGATCGCCAGGTCTGCGAGGAACTCCAGCGTCTGGGGTTTGGCCACGAGGGCAGTGAGGCGGCCAATGGCCGCGCTGGACGCCCGGTGATTCTGGTGCTGAATAAGATCGATCGCCCGCGCTCGTTGCCGCTTGAGCAGGTGCGCCGCTTCTGGCCCCAGGCTCCACTGGTGATGACCTCAACGCTGACAGGCGAGGGACTGAGCCAGTTGGAGGAGACGATCGCCAACCTGGTGCTGGCTGGCAGAGCACTGCAAAGCGATAGCGTGCTGGTGACAAACCTGCGCCATCAGGAGGCCCTGCGCCTGGCCTCGCAGCACTTGCAGGCAGCCCTGGCCACCTTGGAGCAGGATCTGCCCCTCGACTTTGTCTCCATCGATCTGCAGGCTGCCTGCCAGGCCCTCGGCGAGATCACTGGCGAGACGGCCAGCGCCGACCTGCTTGAACGCATCTTCAGCGAATTCTGCATTGGCAAGTAA
- the aroC gene encoding chorismate synthase → MFRFLTAGESHGPCLTVIIEGLPAGLEIDREAIDRDLRRRQGGYGRGGRMKIEKDSVRFLSGIRHGRTLGSPVTMQIENRDWVNWQQAMSAEPVEEPPEPVTRVRPGHADFTGAIKYGHRDVRNVIERASSRETAARVAVGSLCRQLLRPFGVSIHSHVLAIADVGYEEPRPLTRDAYPPSLWEQVEASPMRCADPALTERMIARILEAKRAGDTCGGVFEVVALGVPIGLGSYSQWDRRLSARLGLAMLSIPSAKAVEIGAGLEAARRTGSQVHDVLRHGADGSWYHVTNNAGGLEGGITNGEPLVVRVALKPIPSLAHPLPAVDLASGENIDQTRYERSDVCVVPAGGVVGEAMMAIVLTEALLEKYGGDSLEEMLRHFQASQSA, encoded by the coding sequence ATGTTTCGCTTTCTCACCGCGGGTGAATCGCATGGTCCCTGTCTGACTGTTATTATCGAAGGGCTGCCTGCCGGGCTAGAGATTGATCGTGAAGCTATTGACCGTGATCTTCGTCGTCGTCAGGGTGGCTATGGGCGTGGGGGACGCATGAAGATCGAGAAAGACAGTGTGCGTTTTCTCTCTGGTATTCGGCATGGGCGGACGCTTGGCTCGCCGGTGACCATGCAGATTGAGAACCGCGACTGGGTGAATTGGCAGCAAGCTATGAGTGCTGAGCCGGTGGAGGAGCCGCCCGAACCGGTGACGCGCGTGCGCCCTGGTCACGCCGATTTTACGGGGGCCATCAAGTATGGCCATCGTGATGTGCGCAACGTGATTGAGCGAGCCAGCTCGCGTGAGACCGCGGCGCGTGTGGCTGTTGGGTCCCTTTGCCGCCAGCTGCTGCGGCCCTTTGGGGTCTCCATTCACAGCCATGTCCTGGCCATTGCCGATGTAGGCTATGAGGAGCCGCGTCCCCTGACGCGGGATGCCTATCCTCCCAGCCTATGGGAGCAGGTCGAAGCGTCACCGATGCGCTGCGCTGATCCTGCCTTGACCGAGCGCATGATTGCTCGTATTCTAGAAGCAAAGCGAGCCGGTGATACCTGTGGTGGGGTCTTTGAGGTTGTGGCGCTTGGGGTTCCGATCGGGCTGGGCAGCTACAGCCAATGGGATCGGCGTTTGAGCGCGCGTCTGGGCCTGGCCATGCTCAGCATTCCCTCGGCCAAGGCGGTCGAGATTGGCGCGGGGCTGGAGGCGGCGCGGCGCACTGGCTCTCAAGTCCATGATGTGCTGCGGCATGGTGCTGACGGTAGCTGGTACCATGTGACGAACAACGCTGGAGGCCTCGAAGGGGGGATTACCAATGGTGAGCCACTGGTGGTGCGAGTGGCCCTCAAGCCCATCCCTTCTTTGGCCCATCCGCTCCCTGCTGTTGATCTGGCCAGTGGCGAGAATATCGACCAGACCCGCTACGAGCGCAGCGATGTCTGTGTGGTGCCTGCCGGTGGTGTGGTTGGTGAGGCCATGATGGCCATTGTTCTGACCGAAGCCCTGCTAGAAAAGTACGGAGGCGATAGTCTGGAGGAGATGCTGCGTCATTTCCAGGCCAGTCAGTCGGCTTAG
- the mdh gene encoding malate dehydrogenase has product MRTKITIVGAGFVGSTLAQRLAERDYADVVMYDIVPNMPQGKALDMLQAGPILGYDSLVVGTNDYADTANSDLVVITSGFPRKPGMSRDDLLRKNQEIVTQVVQEIIKYSPNCMLIVVTNPLDAMAQLAYHVSGFPRNRVVGMAGVLDTARFRTFIAQELNVSVRDVQAYVLGGHGDTMVPLARMCTVAGIPISQLLPAERIEQIIQRTRDGGAEIVNLLGTGSAYFAPSAAVLQMIDSIVLDKKMIMPCSAYLQGEYGIHNLFVGVPVKLGANGVEQIIELELTEGERALLQKSAAAVQELIQVMGI; this is encoded by the coding sequence ATGCGCACCAAGATAACCATTGTTGGCGCCGGTTTTGTTGGAAGCACGCTCGCGCAACGTCTGGCAGAGCGCGACTATGCCGACGTGGTGATGTATGATATTGTGCCCAATATGCCGCAGGGCAAAGCCCTGGACATGCTCCAGGCTGGCCCCATTCTCGGCTATGATAGCCTTGTAGTGGGCACCAATGACTATGCCGACACTGCCAACTCCGACCTGGTGGTAATCACCTCTGGCTTCCCGCGCAAGCCTGGCATGTCGCGCGATGATCTACTGCGCAAGAATCAGGAGATTGTCACCCAGGTAGTGCAGGAAATCATCAAGTACTCGCCCAACTGCATGCTCATCGTGGTTACCAACCCGCTAGATGCCATGGCTCAGCTGGCCTATCATGTCAGCGGCTTCCCGCGCAATCGCGTAGTAGGAATGGCTGGCGTTCTCGACACCGCGCGTTTCCGCACCTTCATTGCCCAAGAGCTAAACGTCTCCGTACGCGATGTTCAGGCCTATGTCCTCGGTGGCCACGGCGACACCATGGTCCCGCTGGCTCGCATGTGTACGGTCGCGGGTATACCCATCTCGCAACTGTTGCCCGCCGAGCGGATCGAACAAATTATTCAGCGCACACGTGACGGCGGAGCTGAGATTGTCAACCTGCTGGGGACCGGTAGCGCCTATTTTGCGCCGTCGGCGGCAGTGCTGCAGATGATCGACTCGATTGTCCTGGACAAGAAGATGATCATGCCCTGCTCGGCCTATCTGCAGGGCGAATATGGCATTCACAACCTCTTTGTCGGCGTGCCCGTGAAGCTTGGAGCCAACGGTGTGGAACAGATCATCGAGCTGGAGCTGACAGAGGGCGAGCGAGCTCTCCTGCAGAAGTCTGCAGCGGCTGTGCAGGAACTCATTCAGGTCATGGGCATTTAG
- a CDS encoding Fur family transcriptional regulator has product MHHSVKSSSEFLRKRGYRLTPQRSMILNVIHEADAHLSIEQISERVQQQNPAVSLSTIYRTLELLKELGLVRENRLPGEPPRYERAPGKAHHHLICRGCRVIIHLDENLLGNLHEDLQQQYGFHGLTLDLVASGYCPACWQKRQSFLPAGEATAEMKSNSTQDET; this is encoded by the coding sequence ATGCATCACTCTGTCAAGTCGTCGAGCGAGTTTCTGCGCAAGCGCGGCTACCGTCTCACGCCGCAGCGCTCGATGATCTTGAACGTTATTCACGAAGCCGACGCCCATCTCAGTATCGAACAGATCAGCGAGCGTGTTCAGCAGCAGAATCCCGCGGTCAGCCTCTCGACCATCTACCGCACCCTCGAACTCCTCAAGGAGCTAGGGCTGGTGCGAGAGAACCGCCTTCCGGGCGAGCCGCCACGCTATGAGCGCGCACCAGGCAAGGCCCATCACCATTTGATCTGCCGTGGCTGCCGCGTCATTATCCATCTTGACGAGAACCTCCTTGGGAACCTGCATGAAGACCTGCAGCAGCAGTATGGCTTTCATGGCCTGACACTGGACCTGGTGGCCAGCGGTTACTGCCCGGCCTGCTGGCAGAAAAGGCAGTCCTTTCTCCCGGCGGGCGAGGCGACCGCGGAGATGAAGAGCAACAGCACCCAAGACGAGACCTGA
- the fdhD gene encoding formate dehydrogenase accessory sulfurtransferase FdhD — MTATQFWRSIVDPLRVMSARVLHWEGEDAQSRDEALAVEEPLEVRLNQRSLAIIMRTPGHDRELALGFLLNEGLIRSGQEVLRVEEALDADGLPLPNVIEVTLRTSEAQEEQADGGAVCQATFERHFAVSSSCGLCGKNSIADLLSSLAPLEPDTLRLRAETLYALPERLRVAQAVFSHTGGLHAAALFSLQGELLLLREDVGRHNAVDKLVGWGLLQGNFPYREHILMVSGRTSFEIIQKALSARIPCVAAISAPSSLAVELAEQAGITLVGFLRGRSMNVYTHPERLLAAG; from the coding sequence ATGACTGCTACCCAATTTTGGCGCTCTATCGTTGATCCTCTGCGCGTCATGAGTGCGCGCGTGCTGCACTGGGAGGGAGAAGATGCTCAGTCGCGCGACGAGGCGCTGGCTGTTGAAGAGCCGCTGGAGGTCCGGCTCAACCAGCGCAGCCTCGCGATCATCATGCGCACCCCGGGCCACGATCGCGAGCTCGCTCTGGGCTTCCTTTTGAATGAGGGCCTCATTCGCTCGGGGCAGGAGGTGCTGCGTGTCGAGGAAGCTCTCGACGCCGATGGTCTCCCGCTGCCCAACGTCATCGAGGTCACTTTGCGCACCAGCGAGGCCCAGGAGGAACAAGCCGATGGTGGTGCCGTCTGCCAGGCTACCTTTGAGCGCCACTTTGCGGTCTCCTCTAGCTGCGGGCTGTGTGGCAAGAATAGCATTGCGGACCTGCTGAGCTCGCTTGCGCCGCTTGAGCCAGATACGCTGCGCCTGCGGGCCGAGACCCTCTACGCGCTGCCTGAGCGGCTGCGGGTGGCTCAGGCTGTCTTCTCCCATACTGGCGGCCTGCACGCGGCGGCCCTCTTCTCGCTCCAGGGTGAGCTGTTGCTCCTACGCGAGGATGTCGGGCGGCATAATGCGGTGGACAAGCTCGTGGGCTGGGGACTGCTTCAGGGCAACTTTCCCTACCGCGAGCATATTCTCATGGTCAGCGGGCGGACCTCGTTCGAAATTATACAGAAAGCTCTCTCTGCCCGTATCCCTTGTGTTGCGGCGATCTCGGCCCCATCGAGTCTGGCGGTGGAGCTGGCGGAGCAGGCGGGCATCACGCTCGTTGGCTTCCTGCGAGGGCGTTCAATGAACGTCTACACGCACCCTGAGCGTTTGCTCGCCGCGGGCTGA
- a CDS encoding helix-turn-helix domain-containing protein, producing the protein MSPKTPNHLGSSVGARVRAIRQARKLTQSQLAGQDFSISYISAIERGQIQPSIRALEILASRLNVSPAQLLAETGGGPLGQPAAVARDGRHALASESELHLRLLESEIWIHEGELARATAALQDLISAILPRQDKARVYYLLALATFSSGHLSEAERSLEECRQLLADYEPSSLKARILYLSGLVHFSMQNYYLAEFFYNESISIADRITPKDYFLLIRSYLGLGQHYLRRGEAERAIAALRQAAALSERAAAAPASPPEQAYYELSAGYARQGSYPLALLSAHKALAMQAQRRLSRLQGEITHLLYHARLQSADEASRRQALATLEHLQQRAREPLQAASVAFHLAHWHFHHEHQLTEARRYSEQALALARTFGDNLIQAEALFLLGQLAYEESQYEHGDQLCREALALLERLHLDRDQLAEYYSTYARLLEGRGEAREAFLYFRRAYEIAQRRTRP; encoded by the coding sequence ATGTCACCAAAGACGCCCAACCACCTCGGGTCTTCAGTAGGGGCAAGAGTGCGAGCGATCAGACAAGCCAGGAAACTGACTCAGAGCCAGCTGGCCGGTCAAGACTTCTCCATAAGCTATATCTCAGCGATTGAGCGCGGACAGATTCAACCCTCTATTCGGGCCTTGGAGATTCTGGCCAGCCGGCTGAACGTCTCTCCTGCCCAGCTCCTGGCCGAGACTGGAGGAGGACCACTCGGCCAGCCAGCCGCCGTCGCTCGCGACGGGCGACACGCCCTCGCAAGCGAGAGCGAGCTGCACTTGCGACTACTGGAGAGCGAGATCTGGATTCATGAGGGCGAGCTAGCCCGGGCCACCGCCGCCTTGCAGGACTTGATCAGCGCCATACTCCCGCGCCAGGATAAGGCGCGGGTCTATTATCTTCTCGCCCTTGCCACCTTCTCCAGCGGGCACCTCTCCGAGGCTGAGCGCTCCCTCGAAGAGTGCCGTCAGCTTCTTGCAGACTATGAGCCTTCTTCCCTAAAAGCTCGTATTTTATATCTTTCTGGTCTTGTACATTTCTCTATGCAAAATTATTATTTAGCAGAATTTTTCTATAATGAAAGTATCAGCATTGCTGACAGAATTACTCCGAAAGACTACTTTCTTTTAATTCGATCTTATCTCGGCCTTGGGCAGCACTATCTGAGACGCGGTGAGGCCGAACGTGCGATCGCCGCACTGAGACAGGCGGCAGCACTGAGCGAGAGGGCGGCAGCAGCGCCCGCTTCACCGCCAGAGCAGGCTTACTATGAGCTAAGCGCTGGCTATGCGCGACAGGGCAGCTATCCACTGGCCCTGCTCAGCGCCCACAAAGCCCTGGCTATGCAGGCTCAGCGTCGTCTCAGCCGCCTACAAGGAGAGATCACTCATCTGCTCTACCACGCCCGGCTGCAAAGCGCAGACGAGGCCAGCCGTCGGCAAGCCCTCGCCACCTTAGAACACCTGCAGCAGCGGGCAAGAGAACCGCTGCAGGCTGCCAGCGTCGCCTTTCACCTGGCGCACTGGCATTTCCACCACGAGCACCAGCTCACCGAGGCCAGGCGCTACAGTGAGCAAGCCCTGGCTCTGGCGCGCACCTTTGGGGACAACCTCATTCAGGCCGAGGCCCTTTTCCTTCTCGGTCAGCTCGCTTACGAGGAGAGCCAGTATGAGCACGGCGATCAGCTCTGTCGTGAGGCGCTTGCCCTTTTAGAGCGCCTCCACCTCGACCGCGACCAGCTCGCCGAATACTACAGCACTTATGCTCGCCTGCTTGAGGGACGAGGAGAGGCACGCGAAGCTTTTCTCTACTTCCGCCGCGCTTACGAGATCGCCCAGCGCCGCACTCGCCCCTGA
- the rsmI gene encoding 16S rRNA (cytidine(1402)-2'-O)-methyltransferase — MSTLYLVATPIGNLGDITLRALEVLRSVDVIAAEDTRKTAILLRHYDIHKPLLAFYEHNEERAGRQIEALLLQGKSVALVTNAGTPGISDPGYTLVQRAIQAAIPVTMIPGPAAFVMALVLSGLPVHSFTFRGFPPRKAGRRRRFLEADRLSPYTLIYYESPYRLTDLLRDALEVFGDRPAALANELTKMFEKVYRGTLSSLIEMIAQEKPRGEYVLVVAGASRQQAAVNQEDTTLAEPFSEEVDEPDEDEAEEV; from the coding sequence ATGAGCACTCTCTATCTCGTTGCGACTCCAATCGGCAATCTCGGCGATATTACACTGCGGGCCTTAGAGGTTCTGCGCAGCGTCGATGTAATTGCCGCTGAAGATACTCGCAAGACGGCCATCCTCTTGAGGCATTACGATATTCACAAGCCACTGCTCGCTTTTTACGAGCACAACGAGGAGCGAGCAGGACGGCAGATCGAGGCCCTTCTCCTGCAGGGGAAGTCAGTGGCTCTGGTGACCAACGCGGGCACGCCCGGCATCTCTGACCCGGGCTACACGCTGGTCCAGCGCGCCATCCAGGCAGCGATCCCTGTGACGATGATTCCTGGACCTGCCGCTTTTGTCATGGCCCTTGTGCTCTCTGGCCTTCCGGTACACAGCTTTACCTTCCGGGGCTTCCCACCCCGCAAGGCGGGCCGGCGGCGGCGCTTTCTGGAGGCCGACCGTCTCTCACCTTATACGCTCATCTATTATGAAAGCCCTTATCGGCTTACTGACCTTCTCCGCGACGCCCTGGAGGTCTTTGGCGACCGACCAGCAGCTCTGGCCAATGAGTTGACCAAAATGTTCGAAAAGGTCTATCGCGGAACGCTCTCTTCTTTGATCGAGATGATCGCTCAGGAGAAGCCCCGCGGGGAGTATGTTCTGGTGGTTGCTGGTGCCTCGCGCCAGCAAGCAGCAGTCAATCAGGAGGACACCACTCTGGCAGAGCCTTTTTCAGAGGAGGTGGACGAGCCAGACGAGGATGAGGCTGAAGAGGTGTAG